From a region of the Eulemur rufifrons isolate Redbay chromosome 7, OSU_ERuf_1, whole genome shotgun sequence genome:
- the LOC138387739 gene encoding P antigen family member 3-like — translation MSEQVSSTSKSGERRDEEQESSQPVEPVVAQQPSEEQPQQEEPPNETHDIAPGQEREDEGAPEVQNEEPDLEAILLEFSQTKTGGKCGDGPDVRGEIVSNLEPIQVPEAGEGQPQV, via the coding sequence ATGAGTGAGCAAGTAAGCTCAACATCTAAATctggagagagaagagatgaaGAACAAGAATCTTCTCAGCCAGTTGAGCCTGTGGTTGCCCAGCAGCCCAGTGAGGAGCAACCTCAACAAGAGGAGCCCCCAAATGAAACTCATGATATTGCACCTGGTCAGGAGAGAGAAGATGAAGGAGCACCTGAGGTTCAAAATGAAGAACCTGACTTAGAAGCTATTCTCCTGGAATTCTCTCAGACAAAGACTGGAGGTAAATGTGGAGATGGTCCTGACGTAAGGGGGGAGATTGTGTCAAATCTAGAACCCATTCAAGTGCCAGAAGCAGGTGAAGGGCAACCACAGGTTTAA